One Solanum lycopersicum chromosome 2, SLM_r2.1 genomic region harbors:
- the LOC101267473 gene encoding peroxidase 64, whose protein sequence is MAYFVPLLSTFIFFSIYYSQSNALSSNYYAKTCPQAEDIVMKVVKEEAQKDRTVPATLLRMHFHDCFLRGCDASILLSSKGKNTAEKDAPPNGSLHGFYVIDGAKRAVEAICPGVVSCADILAFAARDAVVLSGGPYWKVPKGRKDGRISRASETTLLPKPTFNISQLQQSFHQRGLSLDDLVALLGAHTLGFTHCSSFMNRIYNFNATHDIDPTLRPSFAASLKGICPLKNRAKNAGISNDPSPTTFDNTHYRLILQKKSLLFSDHSLLTIPKTKSLVYKFATSKAAFHKAFSNSMIKMSSLTGGQEVRKNCRVVN, encoded by the exons ATGGCATACTTTGTTCCATTATTGagcacatttatttttttctccatcTACTATTCTCAAAGCAATGCACTTAGTTCCAATTactatgcaaaaacatgccCTCAAGCTGAAGACATAGTAATGAAGGTTGTTAAGGAGGAAGCACAGAAAGACAGAACAGTGCCCGCTACACTTCTAAGGATGCATTTCCATGATTGTTTCCTACGG GGTTGTGATGCTTCTATTTTGTTGAGCTCCAAGGGGAAAAACACCGCGGAAAAGGACGCGCCTCCTAATGGTTCTTTGCACGGATTCTATGTTATTGATGGTGCAAAGAGAGCAGTTGAAGCTATATGTCCTGGCGTAGTGTCTTGTGCTGATATTTTAGCGTTTGCTGCAAGAGATGCAGTTGTGTTA TCAGGCGGACCTTACTGGAAGGTGCCTAAAGGAAGAAAAGACGGACGAATATCAAGAGCTAGTGAAACAACACTGCTTCCAAAGCCTACATTCAACATTTCTCAACTCCAACAAAGCTTCCATCAAAGAGGTCTCTCACTAGACGACTTGGTGGCTCTCTTAG GTGCGCACACTCTAGGATTTACCCATTGCTCATCATTTATGAACCGTATATACAACTTCAACGCCACACATGACATCGATCCTACACTACGTCCATCGTTTGCAGCAAGCTTGAAGGGCATATGTCCACTCAAAAACAGGGCAAAAAACGCAGGAATAAGCAATGATCCTTCACCAACAACATTTGATAATACTCATTACAGGCTAATTCTACAAAAGAAAAGTTTGTTATTTTCGGATCATTCATTGCTCACTATACCAAAAACGAAGAGCTTAGTTTATAAGTTTGCTACCTCAAAAGCAGCTTTTCATAAGGCATTTTCTAATTCTATGATTAAGATGAGTAGCCTTACAGGAGGTCAAGAAGTTAGAAAAAATTGCAGGGttgtaaactaa
- the LOC101267188 gene encoding uncharacterized protein — MAFAHCFLTVPADTTNFHTATSILTRPFSSSVSSSFSSSNLKTCSLSNFHKNLRIGLKVSVKAQASEDSAAADAFTNFKHVLLPITDRNPYLSEGSRQAAATAAAMAKKYGADITVVVIDEKGKEAYPEHETQLASIRWHLAEGGYQEFKLLERLGEGSKPTAIIGEIADDMNLDMVVMSMEAIHSKHVDANLLAEFIPCPVLLLPL, encoded by the exons ATGGCATTTGCTCACTGCTTCCTTACTGTCCCGGCTGATACTACAAACTTCCACACCGCTACTTCCATCCTTACCCGCCCCTTTTCATCTTCGGTgagttcttctttttcttcctcaAACCTCAAAACTTGCAGCCTCTCTAATTTCCACAAGAATTTGAGAATCGGACTCAAAG TATCTGTTAAGGCTCAAGCATCTGAAGACAGCGCAGCAGCAGATGCTTTCACCAACTTCAAGCATGTACTGTTACCAATTACAGACCGGAATCCTTATCTCTCTGAGGGTTCAAGACAG GCTGCAGCAACTGCCGCTGCTATGGCAAAGAAGTATGGAGCTGATATAACAGTTGTTG TTATTGATGAAAAGGGGAAAGAAGCATACCCAGAGCACGAGACACAACTAGCAAGCATCCGATGGCATTTAGCTGAAG GTGGATATCAAGAATTCAAGCTGTTAGAGCGGCTAGGTGAAGGAAGCAAGCCAACAGCCATTATTGGTGAAATTGCTGATGATATGAACTTGGATATGGTAGTTATGAGCATGGAAGCTATCCATTCCAAGCATGTAGATGCAAACCTTCTTGCTGAGTTCATCCCTTGCCCTGTATTGCTTTTGCCCCTATGA
- the LOC101266894 gene encoding LOW QUALITY PROTEIN: aquaporin PIP2-7 (The sequence of the model RefSeq protein was modified relative to this genomic sequence to represent the inferred CDS: deleted 1 base in 1 codon): protein MVKDYVDPPSAPLFQTAELYNWSFYRALIAEFVATLLFLYVSVATVIGHKKQLGPCDGVGLVGIAWAFGGMIFVLVYSTAGISGGHINPAVTFGLLLARKVSLLRAVAYMVAQCLGAICGVGLVKGVMKDDYTKHGGGANTVAVGYSTGAALGAEIIATFLLMYTVFSATDAKRKARDSHVPVLAPLPIGFSVFMVHLATIPITGTGINPARSFGAAVIYNDTTAWNDHWIFWVGPFLGALAAVIYHQQILRGHAAKAFNSFYSNSSNKTTLITNH from the exons ATGGTGAAAGACTACGTTGATCCACCTTCAGCTCCGCTGTTTCAAACAGCGGAGCTCTACAACTGGTCTTTTTACAGAGCCTTGATTGCTGAATTTGTCGCGACGCTTCTTTTCCTCTACGTTAGCGTGGCTACTGTTATCGGCCACAAGAAGCAACTTGGTCCCTGCGATGGCGTTGGACTTGTTGGTATTGCATGGGCTTTTGGTGGCATGATTTTTGTTCTCGTGTATTCCACTGCTGGGATTTCTG GTGGGCATATAAACCCGGCAGTGACGTTTGGGTTATTACTAGCAAGGAAGGTGTCATTACTAAGAGCGGTGGCGTATATGGTGGCGCAGTGCTTAGGAGCCATTTGCGGCGTTGGTTTAGTGAAAGGTGTGATGAAGGATGATTATACGAAGCATGGTGGCGGTGCTAATACCGTCGCAGTTGGCTACTCAACGGGCGCAGCATTAGGTGCTGAGATTATTGCTACTTTCCTTCTCATGTATACCGTATTTTCCGCCACCGACGCCAAAAGGAAAGCACGTGATTCACACGTCCCA GTTCTAGCACCATTGCCAATTGGATTCTCAGTGTTTATGGTGCACTTGGCCACCATTCCCATCACTGGCACTGGCATCAATCCTGCTAGGAGTTTCGGAGCTGCTGTCATTTATAACGATACCACGGCTTGGAATGACCAT TGGATCTTCTGGGTTGGACCCTTTCTGGGAGCATTGGCTGCTGTTATCTATCACCAGCAAATCCTGCGAGGCCACGCTGCCAAGGCC TTTAACTCCTTCTACAGCAATTCCAGCAACAAAACCACTCTCATTACTAATCACTAA
- the SPGB gene encoding self-pruning G-box protein, whose protein sequence is MWSSSSDNRGLSASSSSSSSSSHSPFSPRLKTMEEVWKDINLSSLQDHTTNYSRDHHHLHDHNHQAANFGGMILQDFLARPFANESSPAAAAAAASPVSATTMLNLNSVPELHFFDNPLRQNSILHQPNASGRKRVVPETEDNSTGDRRNQRMIKNRESAARSRARKQAYMNELESEVAHLVEENARLKKQQQQLRVDAANQVPKKNTLYRTSTAPF, encoded by the exons ATGTGGTCATCAAGCAGTGATAACAGGGGACTctctgcttcttcttcttcatcttcatcctcATCTCATTCACCATTTTCTCCAAGACTCAAAACAATGGAAGAAGTGTGGAAAGATATTAATCTTTCTTCACTTCAAGATCACACTACGAATTACTCTAGagatcatcatcatcttcatgaTCATAATCATCAAGCTGCTAATTTTGGTGGAATGATTTTACAAGATTTTTTGGCAAGGCCTTTTGCTAATGAATCTTCaccagcagcagcagcagcagcagcctCCCCTGTTTCAGCTACAACTATGCTGAATTTGAACTCTGTTCCTGAGCTTCATTTCTTTGATAACCCATTGAGGCAAAACTCAATCTTGCACCAACCAAATGCaagtggaagaaaaagggtTGTCCCTGAAACAGAAGACAATTCTACAGGGGATAGAAGAAATCAGAGGATGATCAAGAACAGAGAGTCTGCTGCTAGATCAAGAGCTAGAAAGCAG GCTTATATGAACGAGTTGGAATCAGAAGTGGCACATTTAGTTGAAGAAAATGCAAGGCTCAAGAAGCAGCAGCAACAG TTACGAGTAGATGCAGCTAATCAAGTTCCCAAAAAGAACACTCTTTATCGGACGTCAACTGCTCCATTTTGA